One genomic segment of Chitinophaga sancti includes these proteins:
- a CDS encoding ATP-binding protein, whose protein sequence is MAFKRHVEKYLHIWKTNSSRKPLIVRGARQVGKTTLVNDFSSSYAHFISLNLEKGTDRKYFEDFDDVKAICESLFLTYNIPLAEVGNTLLFIDEIQECPKAIQLLRFFYEEVPTLHIISAGSLLEFAIQKVKSFPVGRVEFLYLHPMNFEEYLEAIGRGDLIEQLKTLPVRPVAHQLLMDIFHRYAIIGGMPEIIKTDIEKNNLADLTRIYESIWGTYKNDVEKYTTNETERKIIKHIMDTAPLYLDERVKFQGFGNSSYRSREVGEAFRTLEDAKIIRLIYPTTDLQPPPRADLKKSPRFQILDTGLVNYTLSIQAQMLSMSDLSNTYKGAVIPHLITQEVISMSEISPNNPHFWVREKSQSNAEVDLVQVNGEYLIPIEIKSGSTGTLRSLHQFIDAADHAYAVRIYGGTFSLERAITPGKKPYLLMNIPYYLGTQLHGYLNWLLQQKI, encoded by the coding sequence ATGGCATTTAAAAGACATGTTGAAAAATATCTTCACATTTGGAAAACTAATTCTTCTCGAAAGCCACTGATTGTCAGAGGTGCCAGACAGGTCGGGAAGACAACATTAGTAAATGATTTTTCCAGTTCTTATGCCCATTTTATTTCCTTGAATCTTGAAAAAGGAACAGATAGAAAGTATTTTGAGGATTTTGATGATGTAAAAGCCATTTGTGAATCATTATTCCTAACCTACAATATACCCTTAGCGGAAGTTGGTAATACATTATTATTTATAGATGAAATACAGGAATGCCCCAAAGCAATTCAATTACTACGCTTCTTTTATGAAGAAGTTCCAACTTTACATATTATCAGCGCCGGTTCTCTTTTGGAATTTGCTATTCAAAAAGTAAAAAGTTTTCCAGTTGGACGGGTTGAATTTCTGTATCTCCATCCAATGAACTTCGAGGAATATCTGGAAGCAATTGGTAGGGGGGACTTAATCGAGCAGTTGAAAACACTTCCGGTTAGGCCTGTTGCTCATCAATTATTGATGGATATTTTTCATCGCTACGCGATTATAGGAGGAATGCCGGAAATCATTAAAACGGATATTGAGAAAAACAACCTTGCAGATCTTACCAGGATATATGAGAGTATATGGGGAACATATAAAAATGATGTTGAAAAATATACTACGAATGAAACAGAAAGAAAAATAATTAAACATATTATGGATACGGCTCCGCTGTATTTAGACGAGCGTGTTAAATTTCAGGGTTTTGGTAATTCCTCTTATAGATCAAGGGAGGTAGGAGAGGCATTTAGGACGCTTGAAGACGCGAAGATAATTCGATTAATTTATCCAACTACCGATTTACAACCTCCTCCAAGGGCTGATTTAAAAAAATCACCAAGATTTCAAATACTGGATACAGGCCTTGTAAACTATACGTTGTCTATTCAAGCGCAAATGTTAAGCATGAGCGATTTGAGTAATACTTATAAGGGGGCAGTGATTCCTCATTTGATTACCCAAGAAGTTATTTCAATGAGCGAAATCTCTCCTAACAATCCGCATTTTTGGGTAAGAGAGAAATCACAATCCAATGCAGAAGTCGATTTAGTACAGGTAAATGGAGAATATTTAATTCCTATAGAAATAAAGTCGGGCAGTACGGGTACGCTTAGATCACTTCATCAGTTCATTGATGCAGCAGATCATGCTTATGCGGTTAGAATTTACGGAGGTACATTTTCTTTAGAGAGAGCCATTACACCGGGTAAAAAACCTTATTTATTGATGAATATACCTTATTACCTGGGAACACAATTACATGGATATTTGAATTGGTTATTACAACAAAAAATTTGA
- a CDS encoding Crp/Fnr family transcriptional regulator, with the protein MNESARLDFVLEPALMEEIKEFGEMRSFKDGDIIIDYGKYIRMMPLVVKGSLKVLKRNDNGNEILLYYLSSSETCSMAYSCCLEEKKSEVKAIAEGDLEIIAIPHNKLDEWLCKYPSWKNYILRSFNERFSELLKSIESIAFLKLDERLIAYLKEKKRLSGSNVIKASHYQIADELATSRVVVSRLLKLLENDGKVLLYRNEIKLLQEFS; encoded by the coding sequence ATGAATGAGTCAGCCCGTTTAGATTTTGTACTTGAACCTGCCTTAATGGAAGAGATTAAGGAGTTCGGTGAAATGCGATCATTTAAAGATGGAGATATTATCATAGATTATGGTAAATATATCCGTATGATGCCACTGGTTGTCAAAGGCTCCTTAAAGGTCCTTAAAAGGAACGATAACGGCAATGAAATACTATTGTACTATCTGTCCAGTAGTGAGACTTGCTCAATGGCTTATAGCTGTTGCCTTGAAGAGAAGAAGAGTGAAGTTAAAGCTATTGCTGAAGGCGATCTGGAGATCATTGCGATCCCGCATAATAAACTGGATGAATGGCTTTGCAAATATCCAAGCTGGAAAAATTACATTTTGCGGAGCTTTAACGAACGGTTTTCCGAACTCTTAAAATCTATTGAAAGCATTGCATTCCTTAAGCTTGATGAACGGCTGATTGCTTACCTGAAAGAAAAGAAGCGGCTCTCTGGCTCAAACGTTATCAAAGCTTCCCATTACCAGATAGCCGATGAGCTTGCCACGTCCAGAGTGGTAGTATCCCGGCTACTTAAACTACTGGAAAATGATGGTAAGGTATTATTGTACCGTAATGAAATAAAATTATTACAGGAGTTTAGCTGA
- a CDS encoding TolC family protein, translated as MNATKYIIKLSLFLLMGTNGLLSVAFAQENTRNISLTEAISTALLNSKDIHLALLDERIAASDYKQTQAIFLPQVDVSYTAMSTNNPLNAFGFKLQQRTITQGDFNPATLNHPSATPDYMAKLELQQPLLNMDMLYQRRGAEKKTEVYQYKTQRTKEYLTFEVQKAYLQLQLTYTAVKVLEEALQTTNDIYTYTKNHFDQGLIQKSDVLNAQVQVATITSNLTKANSNIRNASDHLSLLMGEKTGTIYKITDGITAAPQIPDAVRDVTFSRADFMAMQKAVEASDLVIRSTQMKYLPRLNAFGNFQYNDNSMVGFGANSYLVGVQLSWNIFNGNRTKNTITTQKLERDRLVTQLEEKKNQSQLELDKAYRDLADARSETGRGEVSVEQAAEALRIIQNRYEQGLVNTTDVLLAQMQLSQQKLLLAQAQFSANVTLAYLQFLTTSTNK; from the coding sequence ATGAATGCTACAAAGTACATTATAAAATTGAGCCTGTTCCTGTTGATGGGAACAAATGGCTTGCTCTCAGTTGCATTTGCGCAGGAAAATACCCGGAATATAAGTCTCACGGAGGCAATCTCAACAGCCCTGTTGAATAGCAAAGATATTCATCTGGCACTGCTGGATGAACGTATTGCAGCTTCTGACTATAAGCAAACACAAGCGATCTTTCTTCCACAGGTGGATGTTTCTTATACTGCTATGAGCACGAACAATCCACTGAATGCCTTTGGCTTCAAGCTACAGCAAAGGACGATAACACAAGGAGATTTTAACCCGGCCACATTGAATCATCCATCTGCTACACCGGATTATATGGCCAAACTGGAATTACAGCAGCCATTGTTGAATATGGATATGCTGTATCAACGCCGGGGGGCCGAAAAGAAAACAGAGGTTTATCAATATAAAACACAACGAACAAAGGAGTATTTAACTTTCGAAGTGCAAAAAGCTTACCTGCAGTTACAATTGACTTATACAGCTGTTAAAGTATTGGAAGAGGCTTTGCAGACAACCAATGATATTTATACTTATACCAAAAATCATTTTGATCAGGGGCTGATTCAAAAATCAGATGTATTAAATGCGCAGGTACAGGTGGCAACAATAACAAGTAATCTTACCAAAGCAAACAGTAATATCCGTAACGCATCTGACCATCTCAGTTTATTGATGGGTGAAAAAACCGGCACCATATACAAAATCACGGATGGCATTACAGCGGCTCCGCAAATTCCTGATGCCGTGCGGGATGTTACTTTTTCAAGAGCAGATTTTATGGCTATGCAAAAAGCGGTAGAAGCATCTGACCTGGTGATCAGGTCCACACAGATGAAATACCTGCCCAGATTGAATGCATTTGGAAACTTTCAATACAATGATAATAGTATGGTAGGTTTTGGTGCGAATTCCTATCTCGTTGGTGTGCAATTGTCATGGAATATTTTTAATGGTAACCGTACTAAGAACACGATCACTACCCAAAAGCTGGAACGTGATAGGTTAGTTACACAATTAGAAGAAAAAAAGAATCAAAGCCAGTTGGAATTGGATAAAGCTTATCGCGATCTGGCTGATGCCCGGTCAGAAACCGGAAGGGGGGAAGTATCCGTTGAGCAGGCGGCGGAAGCGTTACGCATTATACAGAACCGGTATGAGCAGGGGCTGGTGAACACGACAGACGTATTGTTGGCTCAAATGCAACTTTCGCAACAAAAATTATTGCTGGCACAGGCACAGTTCTCTGCTAATGTGACCCTGGCTTACCTGCAATTTTTAACCACAAGCACTAATAAATAA
- a CDS encoding efflux RND transporter permease subunit, with the protein MKNGFSGNIAKAFIQSKLTILLMIAFLLIGGYSTFLIPREEEPQIQVPMADIFIGYPGASPKDVETKVAIPVEKMVSNIKGVEYVYSTSMQGQAMLVVQFNVGEDVERSLVKLYSELMKNMDRMPQGVTLPLIKTRAIDDVPVLGVTLWSDKYDDYQLKQIGQELANEVKKINDVSDVNIIGGRNSEVKVLLDKNRMAENHVDFLSVSKQVQAGNVQLAGGTLLLKDTAFSVETGNFLTSSDDVGNLVVGINQQHPVYLKQIATVVEDAETPRQYVLFGYGRADAANAHTFKSNYPAVTLSIAKKKGADAMQLSEQILNKVKHLEKRLLPADVHLTVTRNYGESASDKVGELLFHLFIAIVVVTVFVMLAMGWRGGLVVFLSVPVTFALTLFAYYFMHYTLNRITLFALVFITGIVVDDSIIIAENMHRHFKMKKLPPLQAAIYAINEVGNPTILATFTVIAAVLPMAFVSGMMGPYMSPMPIGASIAMILSLIVALTLTPYLGYIFLREKEKHGVVHEGSNAPLLESTRIYKIYRSFINPLLETRWKRWTFILSIVVILFASLSMFYTKAVAVKMLPFDNKNEFQVVIDMPEGTTLEKTQAVAKDIASYIAHQPMVKNYQTYIGTSAPISFNGLVRHYDLRRGDNVADIQINLVDKKNRSIQSHDIAKEMRGAVQSIARKYNANVKVVEVPPGPPVLSTLVAEIYGPDYNEQIRIAGEVKKILGTTNDVVDVDWMTEADQQEYHLEVDKEKAMRYGIATGQVAATVNAALSGMSAGSISQPAAFVQTGIKLQLSDPDKSNIDDILNLKVIGMQGNAVPIRDLVNVTRQLKPKSIYRKNQKEVVYVLADMAGDLESPSYAISDVSDHLKSIRLPKGFSLKEEYTHQPELEDNYSLKWDGEWQITFEVFRDLGIAFAVVIIMIYILIVGWFQNFTVPLVMLAAIPLSLIGIVLGHWMMHAYFTATSMIGFIALAGVMVRNSILLIDFVNIRLKEGIPLKRAIIEAGAVRTTPILLTAGAVALGAVIILFDPIFQGLAISLMGGTITSTFLTLIVVPLLYFKMMRKKNLKSE; encoded by the coding sequence ATGAAAAACGGATTCTCAGGGAATATAGCAAAGGCTTTTATACAGTCGAAATTAACGATACTGCTGATGATCGCCTTTTTGTTAATTGGCGGCTACAGTACTTTTTTAATTCCTCGTGAAGAAGAGCCACAGATACAGGTACCAATGGCCGATATCTTTATTGGTTATCCTGGAGCATCACCCAAAGATGTGGAAACGAAAGTGGCTATCCCGGTGGAAAAAATGGTCTCCAACATTAAAGGAGTGGAATATGTGTATTCCACTTCCATGCAGGGACAAGCGATGTTGGTAGTACAGTTTAATGTAGGGGAAGATGTGGAGCGCTCATTGGTGAAATTATACAGTGAGCTTATGAAAAATATGGATAGGATGCCACAGGGGGTTACGCTGCCTCTGATTAAAACCAGGGCAATAGATGATGTGCCGGTATTAGGTGTAACCCTATGGAGTGATAAATATGATGATTACCAGTTGAAACAGATAGGACAGGAGCTGGCGAATGAGGTGAAAAAGATAAATGACGTTTCGGATGTCAATATTATTGGTGGGCGAAACAGCGAGGTAAAAGTTTTGCTGGATAAGAATAGAATGGCAGAAAACCATGTAGACTTTTTATCTGTCAGCAAACAGGTGCAGGCAGGTAATGTGCAGTTGGCAGGTGGCACGTTGCTTCTAAAGGATACGGCGTTTTCAGTTGAAACAGGAAATTTTCTGACTTCTTCAGATGACGTGGGTAATCTGGTAGTGGGTATTAATCAACAGCACCCCGTATATCTAAAGCAGATTGCAACAGTGGTAGAAGATGCAGAAACGCCCAGGCAGTATGTATTGTTTGGTTATGGGAGAGCAGATGCTGCAAATGCGCATACTTTCAAATCCAATTACCCGGCTGTCACGCTTTCCATTGCCAAGAAAAAGGGTGCAGATGCCATGCAATTATCAGAACAGATCCTGAACAAGGTGAAACATCTGGAGAAGAGGCTGCTTCCTGCTGATGTACATTTAACTGTTACCCGCAACTACGGGGAAAGTGCGTCGGATAAAGTAGGCGAATTGCTGTTCCACTTGTTTATCGCTATTGTAGTGGTTACTGTGTTTGTGATGCTGGCGATGGGATGGCGTGGTGGTCTGGTCGTGTTTTTGTCAGTACCTGTCACCTTTGCGCTTACCTTGTTCGCCTACTATTTTATGCACTATACGCTTAACAGGATCACCTTGTTCGCTTTAGTGTTTATAACAGGTATTGTGGTGGATGATTCTATCATTATAGCAGAGAACATGCACCGTCACTTTAAAATGAAAAAGTTACCACCATTACAGGCCGCCATTTATGCCATTAATGAGGTGGGCAACCCAACGATACTGGCTACTTTTACGGTGATTGCAGCAGTACTGCCAATGGCTTTTGTATCCGGTATGATGGGACCATATATGAGTCCCATGCCTATAGGCGCCTCTATTGCTATGATACTATCACTGATCGTTGCACTTACATTAACACCTTATCTGGGATATATTTTCCTGCGTGAGAAAGAAAAACATGGTGTGGTGCACGAAGGTAGCAATGCACCATTACTGGAATCAACCCGTATCTATAAAATATATCGTTCCTTTATTAATCCTTTACTGGAAACCCGCTGGAAACGCTGGACGTTCATACTAAGTATAGTGGTGATCCTGTTCGCTTCACTGTCTATGTTTTATACTAAAGCCGTAGCGGTAAAAATGCTGCCTTTTGATAATAAGAACGAGTTCCAGGTAGTGATAGATATGCCGGAAGGTACGACCCTTGAAAAAACGCAGGCTGTAGCGAAAGATATTGCCAGCTATATTGCACACCAGCCTATGGTTAAAAATTATCAGACCTATATAGGGACTTCAGCCCCAATCAGTTTTAATGGACTGGTAAGGCACTACGATTTACGCCGTGGTGATAATGTGGCTGATATACAGATTAACCTGGTAGATAAAAAGAACAGGAGTATCCAGAGTCATGATATTGCTAAAGAAATGCGTGGAGCCGTACAATCTATCGCCAGGAAATATAATGCCAATGTGAAGGTGGTGGAAGTGCCACCAGGACCTCCGGTATTATCAACTTTAGTTGCAGAAATTTATGGGCCTGATTATAATGAGCAGATCAGAATCGCCGGCGAGGTGAAAAAAATACTTGGCACCACCAATGATGTGGTAGATGTGGACTGGATGACAGAAGCAGACCAGCAGGAGTATCATTTAGAAGTTGATAAAGAAAAGGCAATGCGTTATGGCATAGCTACCGGGCAGGTTGCCGCAACAGTTAATGCTGCATTGTCTGGCATGTCTGCAGGAAGTATATCTCAGCCGGCGGCATTTGTTCAAACAGGCATAAAGCTGCAATTGAGTGATCCTGATAAGAGCAATATAGACGATATACTTAACCTGAAAGTTATAGGCATGCAGGGCAATGCCGTACCGATAAGGGACCTCGTAAATGTTACACGTCAATTAAAACCCAAAAGTATTTACCGCAAAAATCAGAAGGAAGTAGTGTATGTGCTGGCAGATATGGCGGGGGATTTAGAGAGCCCATCTTATGCCATATCAGATGTATCAGATCATTTAAAAAGCATCAGGTTGCCTAAGGGATTTTCTCTAAAAGAGGAATATACTCATCAGCCGGAACTGGAAGATAACTACAGCCTGAAATGGGATGGAGAGTGGCAGATCACTTTTGAAGTTTTTCGTGATTTGGGTATTGCTTTCGCTGTGGTGATCATCATGATCTATATTTTGATCGTTGGATGGTTTCAGAATTTTACTGTACCCTTAGTGATGCTTGCTGCTATCCCGTTGTCATTAATTGGGATTGTATTGGGGCATTGGATGATGCATGCGTATTTCACCGCCACCTCTATGATCGGTTTTATTGCATTGGCGGGTGTCATGGTGCGAAATTCCATACTACTTATTGACTTCGTAAATATCCGGCTGAAAGAAGGGATCCCTTTAAAGCGGGCAATTATTGAAGCCGGTGCTGTACGTACCACTCCGATCCTATTGACGGCAGGAGCGGTGGCGTTGGGAGCGGTCATCATTTTGTTTGACCCGATCTTCCAGGGACTAGCCATATCGTTAATGGGCGGGACAATTACGTCTACTTTCCTGACATTAATCGTAGTGCCATTATTATACTTTAAGATGATGCGTAAAAAGAACTTAAAATCTGAATGA
- a CDS encoding efflux RND transporter periplasmic adaptor subunit, whose translation MNSVYISKTIALICAGFGLLSLTSCSSHENTDNKTSTDSAIVVTVATPSSTGQSGLNISGQIEAGETAGISTRVMGYITMINVKVGDKVSKGQLLVTISNQDILAKRAQTDAMIIEADAAYKNAQKDFERFTNLYRQQSASAKELENISLQYTSAKSRLESAKQMRNEVNASLSYTRLIAPFSGVVTQKLADVANMANPGMPILTLEQSGSYQVSAAVPENAISRIRQGSAAIISVSAVNKTINGKISQISQSSQFSGGQYIIKVQIPDHEKEGLYAGMYANVSIPVAATSEIKNDQVMVPLSCIERKDALTGLYTVGNNSTALLRWVRLGKANGNLVEVLSGLAANEQFIVNAEGRLFNGAAVQIKK comes from the coding sequence ATGAACAGCGTTTACATCTCAAAAACAATAGCACTTATATGCGCCGGTTTTGGATTATTATCCTTAACCTCATGTTCTTCACATGAGAATACGGATAATAAAACAAGCACAGATAGCGCAATAGTCGTAACGGTCGCCACTCCTTCATCGACAGGACAATCGGGGTTAAATATAAGTGGTCAGATTGAAGCGGGTGAAACAGCAGGTATCAGCACGAGGGTGATGGGCTACATTACTATGATAAATGTAAAAGTGGGGGATAAGGTGAGTAAGGGACAATTGCTGGTTACTATCAGCAATCAGGATATACTGGCAAAAAGGGCGCAGACGGATGCAATGATCATTGAAGCAGATGCTGCCTATAAAAATGCGCAAAAGGATTTTGAGCGCTTTACTAATCTATACAGGCAGCAAAGTGCTTCCGCAAAGGAACTTGAAAATATCAGCCTGCAGTATACATCTGCGAAATCCCGGCTGGAAAGTGCGAAACAGATGCGTAATGAAGTAAACGCAAGCCTGAGTTATACCCGTTTAATCGCACCTTTTAGTGGTGTGGTTACTCAAAAGCTGGCTGACGTAGCCAACATGGCCAATCCTGGTATGCCGATATTAACGCTGGAACAGAGTGGCAGTTACCAGGTAAGTGCTGCTGTTCCTGAAAATGCCATCAGCCGGATCCGTCAGGGATCAGCCGCAATCATTAGTGTCAGTGCAGTGAATAAAACCATCAATGGAAAGATTTCCCAGATCAGTCAGTCCTCACAATTTTCAGGTGGGCAGTACATCATCAAAGTGCAAATTCCTGATCATGAAAAAGAGGGTTTGTATGCAGGCATGTATGCCAATGTATCTATTCCTGTGGCAGCAACCAGTGAGATAAAGAATGATCAGGTGATGGTACCGCTTTCCTGTATTGAGCGTAAAGATGCATTAACCGGGTTATATACAGTGGGTAATAACAGCACTGCTCTATTACGCTGGGTAAGGTTGGGAAAAGCAAATGGGAATCTGGTGGAAGTGCTGAGTGGATTAGCTGCAAACGAACAGTTTATTGTTAATGCTGAAGGCCGGTTATTTAACGGTGCTGCTGTTCAGATAAAAAAATAA
- a CDS encoding DUF2892 domain-containing protein: MIERIVRVVAGTFFLTSITLAYTLNTNWLWLGVFVGLNLLQSAFTGFCPLEKLLKALGVKNQ, encoded by the coding sequence ATGATAGAAAGAATAGTCCGTGTAGTTGCCGGCACGTTTTTCCTGACAAGTATAACATTAGCTTATACTTTAAATACCAACTGGCTATGGTTAGGTGTTTTTGTAGGCCTCAACTTGTTACAATCTGCATTCACCGGATTTTGCCCGCTGGAGAAGCTTTTAAAAGCTTTGGGTGTCAAAAACCAATAA
- a CDS encoding SCO family protein — translation MKKLSKRAWALFFGIAFILPAMTYGALYWYNHRIAGLPYYGENYRMETDRPYYTVPDFSFVNQDGHLIDNNFIKDKIWVAHYFFTTCTTICPKMMNGMSDVQKAFVDNDDVRLVSFTVDPEQDSPAVLKQYAQFRNIQSKQWGLLTGDKKMLYQYARRGLFIVATDGDGGDGDFIHSEKLVLIDRLGHIRGYYDGTEKYDIQLLINDIRRLLGDK, via the coding sequence ATGAAAAAGCTAAGTAAAAGAGCATGGGCCCTTTTTTTCGGTATTGCATTTATATTGCCGGCAATGACTTATGGTGCATTATACTGGTACAATCATCGTATTGCAGGCTTGCCCTATTACGGGGAAAATTACAGAATGGAAACCGATCGCCCATACTATACAGTTCCCGATTTCTCATTTGTAAATCAGGACGGCCATTTGATTGACAATAATTTTATAAAAGATAAAATATGGGTGGCTCATTATTTTTTTACCACCTGTACTACTATCTGCCCCAAAATGATGAATGGGATGTCTGATGTGCAGAAAGCATTTGTTGATAATGATGATGTGCGTCTTGTATCTTTTACTGTAGATCCGGAACAGGATAGCCCTGCTGTTTTAAAACAATATGCTCAATTCCGGAACATACAAAGCAAGCAGTGGGGATTATTAACCGGTGATAAGAAAATGCTATATCAATATGCCCGTAGAGGATTGTTTATTGTGGCTACAGACGGTGATGGAGGAGACGGAGATTTTATTCATAGTGAAAAATTGGTGTTGATAGACCGGTTAGGGCATATACGGGGATATTATGATGGAACCGAAAAATATGACATTCAACTATTGATTAACGATATCAGGCGTTTGCTTGGAGATAAGTAG
- a CDS encoding ADP-ribosylglycohydrolase family protein: protein MHASFLYTMALGDSYGMKYEYLPHATNADLSDLVHAEHPKLTAYKKGDYTDDTQMSLANMELLLAKQSFDITAEEFVSAWLHTFKRDPHVGYSRHMQKLLAECETSAEFVSQLAPSSRTTSGAAMRAGVFGVIEDIEEMKRLTLLQGRITHNNLAGTTSALAVALSVHFLHYGGTRQQLEAFLTVQLGEGWEQNGIENDPGNAMMIVTQALSALKNAKTMADVFLNVVNQIENSDTDTVCAIAAIIASRCTVLEDYVPETLKNGLENGTYGADYLRKIDMQVEAIFPRKMLYHYLP, encoded by the coding sequence ATGCATGCATCCTTTCTCTATACCATGGCGCTGGGCGACAGCTATGGCATGAAATATGAATACCTGCCCCACGCTACCAATGCCGACCTATCTGACCTTGTACATGCGGAGCATCCTAAACTAACAGCTTATAAAAAGGGCGATTATACAGATGATACACAGATGTCACTGGCAAATATGGAACTGCTACTCGCAAAGCAATCTTTTGATATTACAGCAGAGGAATTTGTAAGCGCCTGGCTACATACATTCAAACGTGATCCTCACGTAGGATATTCAAGACACATGCAAAAACTATTAGCAGAGTGCGAAACTTCGGCAGAGTTTGTGAGTCAGCTTGCACCTTCCAGCAGAACTACCAGCGGTGCAGCGATGCGCGCAGGTGTTTTTGGAGTGATTGAAGATATTGAAGAAATGAAACGACTGACACTGCTACAGGGCCGTATTACCCATAATAACCTCGCTGGGACTACATCTGCATTGGCAGTAGCGCTGTCTGTGCATTTTTTGCATTACGGAGGTACTCGCCAGCAATTGGAAGCGTTTTTAACTGTGCAGTTAGGCGAAGGATGGGAACAAAATGGTATTGAAAATGATCCCGGAAATGCAATGATGATAGTGACACAAGCCCTCTCTGCATTGAAGAATGCAAAAACGATGGCAGACGTATTTTTAAATGTGGTAAACCAAATAGAGAATTCGGATACAGATACAGTGTGTGCAATAGCCGCAATTATTGCCTCCCGTTGTACTGTTCTCGAGGATTATGTGCCGGAAACATTGAAGAATGGATTGGAGAATGGAACATATGGAGCCGATTATCTTCGTAAGATTGATATGCAGGTAGAAGCAATTTTTCCGCGGAAAATGCTTTATCATTACCTGCCGTAA
- a CDS encoding rhodanese-like domain-containing protein, whose translation MDFFKQLFSGFPAIDLGKIIKDGAFLVDVRTAAEFANGHVKGSVNIPLDQIASQLSRFKDKKSIVVFCQSGGRSSQAKSILEKNGFSQVINGGSWNNVAKYCQA comes from the coding sequence ATGGATTTTTTCAAACAATTATTTAGTGGTTTTCCAGCAATTGATCTGGGGAAAATTATTAAGGATGGTGCGTTTTTAGTGGACGTACGTACTGCTGCAGAATTTGCCAATGGGCATGTGAAGGGTTCGGTAAATATACCCCTGGATCAGATAGCTTCGCAGCTTTCCAGATTTAAGGATAAAAAAAGCATCGTTGTATTTTGTCAAAGCGGTGGCAGAAGCAGTCAGGCTAAGTCTATCCTGGAAAAGAATGGGTTTAGCCAGGTGATCAATGGCGGGAGCTGGAATAATGTTGCAAAATATTGCCAGGCATAA
- a CDS encoding cytochrome c, with protein sequence MKKRIFKGYFASGFIVILLLFMFSNVDAQPDATHGKQLFTNRCAACHAIAKDVTGPALKDVDKRHTEDWIIKFVQGSQSVIKSGDPVAVQLFEKFNNTIMPNHPDLSNDDIKSIIAYIKDESTRLAALPAVPAVLDDDKPYAGKSSVLHQLVYLDIPGEHRPLNLQSPFFLLSLAGIIIALVLCFWVIVKTYDILDRYQQSKE encoded by the coding sequence ATGAAGAAAAGAATTTTTAAAGGATACTTTGCATCAGGTTTTATTGTGATTTTATTGCTGTTTATGTTTAGCAATGTTGATGCACAGCCAGATGCCACACATGGGAAACAGTTATTTACTAATCGTTGTGCCGCTTGTCATGCTATAGCAAAAGATGTAACCGGACCAGCGTTAAAAGATGTTGACAAAAGACATACAGAAGATTGGATTATAAAGTTTGTACAAGGGTCGCAATCTGTTATCAAATCAGGAGATCCCGTTGCTGTCCAATTGTTTGAAAAGTTCAATAATACTATCATGCCCAATCATCCGGATTTGAGTAATGATGACATCAAAAGTATTATTGCCTATATTAAAGATGAAAGTACAAGACTTGCGGCTTTACCGGCAGTACCCGCTGTATTGGACGATGATAAGCCGTATGCAGGGAAAAGTAGTGTTTTGCATCAGTTAGTTTACTTAGATATTCCAGGTGAGCACCGGCCATTAAACCTTCAGTCTCCATTCTTTTTATTATCGCTTGCCGGCATAATAATAGCCCTGGTTTTATGCTTCTGGGTAATTGTTAAAACTTATGATATTCTTGACAGGTATCAACAATCAAAAGAATAG
- a CDS encoding RHS repeat-associated core domain-containing protein encodes MYDPTIARWMNKDPHAAKYYGVSSYSYVANNPVNAIDPDGRDIIILKAPMNVGRCEHAAKLICNASGGYGYIRRIELQKIMEFSVLRGILVIIKPKHPCNIGRKQKTSQKIKYQLNNNSIMIVSN; translated from the coding sequence ATGTATGATCCTACTATAGCAAGATGGATGAATAAGGATCCGCACGCTGCCAAATACTATGGGGTATCATCTTATAGTTATGTAGCAAACAATCCAGTGAATGCGATTGACCCTGACGGACGCGACATTATTATATTAAAAGCGCCTATGAATGTGGGTCGTTGCGAACATGCCGCAAAATTGATCTGTAATGCAAGTGGCGGTTACGGTTATATTCGAAGAATAGAACTACAGAAAATTATGGAATTTTCTGTCCTTCGTGGGATATTGGTAATTATCAAGCCCAAACATCCATGCAATATAGGAAGAAAACAAAAAACCTCACAAAAAATTAAATATCAATTAAATAATAATTCAATAATGATCGTATCAAATTAA